A genome region from Mycobacterium florentinum includes the following:
- a CDS encoding SDR family NAD(P)-dependent oxidoreductase, which yields MSLPKSGNQTTVVITGASSGIGAELARGLARRGFPLLLVARRRERLDEIADEVGSEHSVAVEVMPLDLSDIKGRAKLADRLRAEPIAGLCNSAGFGTSGVFHELPVERESEEVTLNALVLMELTHAALPGMVERGAGAVMNIASIAAFQPLPYMAVYSATKAFVQTFSEAVHEELHGTGVSVTALCPGPVPTEWAEIANATRFSVPLAQVSPADVAEAAIEGMVSGKRTVVPGVVPKVVSNGGRYTPRSLLLPAIRIGNRFRGGPSR from the coding sequence ATGAGCCTTCCGAAATCCGGCAATCAGACGACCGTTGTCATCACCGGCGCCTCCTCGGGGATCGGCGCCGAACTGGCTCGCGGCCTGGCCCGCCGCGGCTTCCCGCTGTTGCTCGTCGCGCGGCGGCGTGAGCGTCTCGATGAGATCGCCGACGAAGTGGGGTCCGAACACTCGGTCGCGGTCGAGGTCATGCCGCTGGACCTCAGCGACATCAAGGGGCGCGCGAAATTGGCCGACCGGCTGCGCGCCGAACCGATCGCGGGGCTGTGCAACAGTGCCGGCTTCGGCACCAGCGGGGTCTTTCACGAGTTGCCGGTCGAACGCGAGAGTGAAGAGGTCACGCTCAATGCGCTGGTGTTGATGGAGCTCACGCATGCGGCGCTGCCCGGCATGGTCGAGCGCGGCGCCGGAGCGGTGATGAACATCGCGTCGATCGCGGCGTTTCAGCCGCTGCCCTACATGGCGGTGTACTCGGCGACCAAGGCCTTCGTGCAGACGTTTTCCGAAGCCGTCCACGAAGAGCTGCACGGCACGGGGGTGTCGGTGACGGCGTTGTGCCCGGGCCCGGTGCCCACCGAGTGGGCCGAGATCGCCAACGCCACGCGATTCAGCGTGCCCCTGGCACAGGTCTCGCCGGCCGACGTTGCCGAGGCCGCCATCGAGGGGATGGTGTCCGGCAAGCGCACGGTCGTCCCCGGCGTCGTGCCCAAGGTCGTCAGCAACGGCGGCAGGTACACGCCACGCAGCCTGCTGCTGCCGGCGATCCGCATCGGCAACCGATTCCGCGGCGGCCCCAGCCGCTGA
- a CDS encoding class I SAM-dependent methyltransferase, whose amino-acid sequence MRPQPDTGASDLTPLEETALLTQYARALDSRWPRPILGDSLAADIVDKIDYDFAGLGIPASVVCQTALRAKMLDERVRAFTAAHPNAVVVDLGAGLDSGPFRVRPPAGVDWYSVDLPGVSALRRQVLPTSGRAHVLTASVADQSWPNTIPSDRPVIVIADGLFAFLSEPVLIALFRRITTYFTSGELAFNDYGRIGWFSRLAVKLAPQRMFSSVGAQWGYPGFEDAHVPEKWNPLLKLVEEASLAHAPEVELFPGWIRFATKLSGMFEVSARKARILRYQF is encoded by the coding sequence ATGCGGCCCCAACCCGACACTGGCGCGAGCGACCTCACGCCACTGGAGGAAACCGCGTTGCTGACCCAGTACGCCAGAGCGCTGGACAGCCGATGGCCGCGGCCCATTCTCGGGGATTCGCTGGCCGCCGACATCGTCGACAAGATCGACTACGACTTCGCGGGGCTCGGCATCCCCGCGAGCGTGGTCTGCCAGACCGCGCTGCGCGCCAAGATGCTCGACGAACGGGTGCGCGCATTCACCGCCGCGCATCCGAACGCGGTCGTCGTCGATCTGGGCGCCGGGCTGGACTCGGGCCCGTTTCGGGTGCGCCCGCCGGCAGGCGTCGACTGGTACAGCGTCGACCTGCCCGGAGTCAGCGCGCTGCGGCGCCAGGTGCTTCCGACCAGCGGGCGAGCCCACGTGCTGACCGCCTCGGTGGCCGATCAGAGCTGGCCCAACACCATCCCGTCCGACCGGCCCGTCATCGTGATCGCCGACGGACTGTTCGCATTCTTATCCGAGCCGGTGCTGATCGCCCTCTTCCGGCGCATCACCACCTATTTCACCTCCGGGGAGTTGGCCTTCAACGACTACGGCCGCATCGGCTGGTTCAGTCGGCTGGCGGTGAAACTGGCCCCGCAGCGGATGTTCAGCAGCGTCGGCGCGCAATGGGGCTATCCGGGGTTCGAAGACGCGCACGTCCCCGAAAAGTGGAACCCGTTGTTGAAGCTCGTCGAAGAGGCCAGCCTGGCACACGCTCCCGAGGTCGAGCTGTTTCCGGGCTGGATTCGGTTCGCTACCAAGCTTTCCGGGATGTTCGAGGTGTCCGCCCGCAAGGCCCGGATCCTGCGCTACCAGTTCTAG
- a CDS encoding PPOX class F420-dependent oxidoreductase: protein MHNSALGDARYALLRSFRRDGTPRDTPIWFAMDGDALVFRTKVGPKTKRLAAHPDIELRACDHRGRVRDGAATVAGRATLLSGAEAERANRILHRRYGWQWNIVPLIKVPGVTNVHQDLGVREKLRRARDRGVWSDSVIVRVEL, encoded by the coding sequence ATGCACAACAGCGCACTCGGCGATGCCCGCTACGCCCTGCTCCGATCGTTCCGGCGCGACGGCACACCCCGCGATACCCCGATCTGGTTCGCGATGGACGGGGACGCGTTGGTATTCCGGACCAAGGTCGGCCCCAAGACCAAGCGCCTGGCCGCCCACCCCGACATCGAACTGCGGGCATGCGACCACCGCGGCCGGGTTCGCGACGGCGCGGCGACGGTGGCCGGGCGGGCCACGCTGCTGTCGGGCGCCGAGGCCGAACGGGCCAACCGGATCCTGCACCGCCGCTACGGCTGGCAGTGGAATATCGTCCCGCTGATCAAGGTGCCCGGGGTGACCAACGTGCACCAGGATCTGGGCGTCCGGGAGAAGCTGCGCCGGGCACGCGATCGCGGGGTCTGGTCCGACAGCGTGATCGTCCGGGTGGAGCTGTAA
- a CDS encoding EthD domain-containing protein, with the protein MDTDEFIDYYENQHVPMILSLAAPPLVYKRHYLQRGDALNIGEAGIDFDVVTEQVFTDREEFLSWIAAVTGGGNGDRVAADEARFLDRSRTRSCLVSDYVTTG; encoded by the coding sequence ATGGACACCGACGAGTTCATCGACTACTACGAAAATCAGCATGTACCAATGATTTTGAGCCTGGCGGCCCCGCCTTTGGTCTACAAACGTCATTACCTGCAACGCGGCGACGCGCTGAACATCGGGGAGGCCGGCATTGACTTCGACGTGGTGACCGAGCAGGTGTTCACCGACCGGGAGGAATTTCTCTCCTGGATCGCCGCGGTGACCGGCGGCGGCAACGGCGATCGCGTTGCGGCCGACGAGGCTCGATTTCTGGACCGCTCCCGCACGCGAAGCTGCCTCGTGTCCGACTACGTCACCACGGGCTAG
- a CDS encoding type II toxin-antitoxin system Rv0910 family toxin: MAAVELTADVPMSPQDMWEHVSDLSDLGDWLTMHEGWRSELPDEIGEGTQVVGVARAKGMRNRVTWTVTKWDPPHEVAMSGSGKGGAKYGVTLTVRPSGDGATLGLRLELGGRALFGPVGSAAARAVKGDVEKSLKNFVELYG; the protein is encoded by the coding sequence ATGGCCGCTGTGGAGCTGACCGCCGACGTCCCGATGAGCCCGCAGGACATGTGGGAGCACGTCTCCGATCTGTCCGACCTGGGCGACTGGCTGACCATGCACGAGGGGTGGCGCAGCGAGCTGCCCGACGAGATCGGCGAAGGGACCCAGGTCGTCGGCGTGGCACGCGCGAAGGGCATGCGCAACCGCGTCACCTGGACGGTGACCAAGTGGGACCCGCCGCATGAGGTCGCGATGTCCGGCTCGGGCAAGGGTGGAGCGAAGTACGGCGTCACCCTGACCGTGCGGCCCAGCGGCGATGGAGCGACCCTGGGCCTGCGGCTCGAGCTGGGCGGTCGGGCGTTGTTCGGGCCGGTCGGATCGGCGGCGGCACGCGCGGTCAAGGGCGACGTCGAGAAGTCGTTGAAGAACTTCGTCGAGTTGTACGGATGA
- a CDS encoding TetR/AcrR family transcriptional regulator, with translation MSQQPPIGAARARLDRLVDPPMRADARRNYDALLAAADELFAANGPQVALDEIARRAGVGNATLYRHFPDRRDLLVAVCVSEVQALCVLGEKLAAEPDSGQAFTRWLRAYITHVGAKNGLAAAFATGRRDDSEFVEACQSAVHAIGASLLHRAQVDGVVRTDVTLGDVITLVNAIAMAAETTGEGEADRMLAIVLTGIAGSQKKT, from the coding sequence ATGTCGCAACAGCCACCGATCGGCGCCGCCCGCGCCCGGTTGGACCGCCTTGTCGATCCGCCGATGCGTGCTGACGCGAGGCGCAACTACGACGCCTTGTTGGCGGCCGCCGACGAGTTGTTTGCCGCGAACGGGCCGCAGGTCGCGTTGGACGAGATCGCCAGGAGGGCCGGGGTGGGCAATGCCACCCTGTACCGCCACTTTCCCGATCGTCGCGATCTATTGGTCGCGGTGTGCGTGAGCGAAGTGCAGGCCCTGTGCGTGCTGGGCGAAAAGCTTGCCGCCGAACCCGATAGCGGCCAGGCGTTCACCCGCTGGTTGCGCGCCTACATCACGCATGTCGGCGCCAAGAATGGCCTGGCTGCCGCCTTCGCAACGGGTCGTCGCGACGACTCGGAATTCGTCGAGGCGTGCCAGTCGGCGGTTCATGCGATCGGCGCGTCATTGCTGCATCGTGCCCAGGTCGACGGCGTCGTGCGGACCGATGTCACCCTGGGCGACGTCATCACCCTCGTCAACGCCATAGCGATGGCCGCCGAAACCACCGGCGAGGGCGAGGCGGACCGGATGTTGGCGATAGTCCTTACCGGCATCGCCGGGTCCCAAAAAAAGACCTGA
- the dnaE gene encoding DNA polymerase III subunit alpha produces MNQSSFVHLHNHTEYSMLDGAAKITPMLAEVERLQMPAVGMTDHGNMFGASEFYNAATKVGIKPIIGVEAYIAPGSRFDTKRILWGDPGQKSDDVSGSGSYTHMTMVAESATGLRNLFKLSSLASFEGQLGKWSRMDAELIAEHAEGIIATTGCPSGEVQTRLRLGHDREALEAAAKWREIFGADNFFLELMDHGLSIETRVRDGLLEIGRKLGIPPLATNDCHYVTRDAAHNHEALLCVQTGKTLSDPNRFKFDGDGYYLKSAAEMRKLWDDQVPGACDSTLLIAERVQSYAEVWAPRDRMPVFPVPEGHDQATWLHHEVMAGLQRRFPSGVGQEYIERAEYEIKVICDKGFPAYFLIVADLINHAKSIDIRVGPGRGSAAGSLVAWALGITNIDPIPHGLLFERFLNPERPSAPDIDIDFDDRRRGEMVRYAADKWGSDRVAQVITFGTIKTKAALKDSARIHYGQPGFAIADRITKALPPAIMAKDIPLVGITDPAHERYKEAAEVRGLIETDPDVRTIYQTARGLEGLIRNAGVHACAVIMSSEPLTEAIPLWKRPQDGAIITGWDYPSCEAIGLLKMDFLGLRNLTIIGDALENIKANRGIDLDLESVPLDDKPTYELLGRGDTLGVFQLDGGPMRDLLRRMQPTEFNDIVAVLALYRPGPMGMNAHNDYADRKNARQAIKPIHPELEEPLREILSETYGLIVYQEQIMFIAQKVASYTMGKADALRKAMGKKKLEVLEAEYQGFKEGMTANGFSEKAVKALWDTILPFAGYAFNKSHAAGYGLVSYWTAYLKANYPAEYMAGLLTSVGDDKDKAAVYLADCRKLGITVLPPDVNESLVNFASVGKDIRFGLGAVRNVGANVVGSLIKTRSEKSKFTDFSDYLNKIDISACNKKVTESLIKAGAFDSLGHARKGLFLVHTDAVDSVLGTKKAEAMGQYDLFGGGDAGGDTVFTIRVPEDEWEDKHKLALEREMLGLYVSGHPLNGVAHLLSAQVDTQIPAILDGDVNNETQVRVGGILASVNRRVNKNGMPWASAQLEDLTGGIEVMFFPHAYSAYGADIVDDAVVLVNAKVAIRDDRITLIANELVVPDFSNAQPNRPIAVSLPTRQCTIDKVSALKQVLARHPGTSQVHLRLISGDRITTLELDQSLRVTPSPALMGDLKELLGPGCLGS; encoded by the coding sequence ATGAACCAGTCCTCCTTCGTGCACCTGCATAACCACACCGAGTATTCGATGCTCGATGGTGCCGCGAAGATCACGCCGATGCTCGCCGAGGTAGAGCGGCTTCAGATGCCCGCGGTCGGCATGACCGACCACGGAAACATGTTCGGCGCCAGCGAGTTCTACAACGCGGCGACCAAGGTCGGGATCAAGCCGATCATCGGCGTCGAGGCCTACATCGCGCCGGGCTCGCGCTTCGACACCAAGCGGATTCTTTGGGGCGACCCCGGCCAGAAGTCCGACGACGTCTCGGGTAGCGGCTCCTACACGCACATGACGATGGTGGCCGAAAGCGCCACCGGGTTGCGCAACCTGTTCAAGCTGTCGTCGCTGGCCTCGTTCGAGGGCCAGCTGGGCAAGTGGTCGCGCATGGACGCCGAGCTGATCGCCGAACACGCCGAGGGCATCATCGCCACCACCGGGTGCCCGTCGGGGGAGGTGCAGACCCGTCTTCGGCTGGGGCACGACCGCGAGGCGCTGGAAGCGGCCGCCAAGTGGCGCGAGATCTTCGGTGCCGACAACTTCTTCCTGGAGCTGATGGACCACGGGCTGTCCATCGAGACGCGGGTCCGCGACGGCCTGCTCGAGATCGGCCGCAAGCTCGGGATCCCGCCGCTGGCCACCAACGACTGCCACTACGTCACCCGCGACGCCGCGCACAACCACGAGGCGCTGTTGTGTGTGCAGACCGGCAAGACGCTGTCGGACCCGAATCGGTTCAAGTTCGACGGTGACGGCTACTACCTCAAGTCGGCCGCCGAGATGCGCAAGCTCTGGGACGACCAGGTGCCGGGGGCCTGCGACTCGACCCTGCTGATCGCCGAGCGGGTGCAGTCCTACGCCGAGGTGTGGGCGCCACGCGACCGGATGCCGGTCTTCCCGGTGCCCGAGGGCCACGACCAGGCGACCTGGCTGCACCACGAGGTGATGGCGGGGCTGCAGCGGCGCTTTCCGTCCGGTGTGGGCCAGGAGTACATCGAGCGGGCCGAGTACGAGATCAAGGTCATCTGCGACAAGGGCTTCCCGGCCTACTTCCTGATCGTCGCCGACCTGATCAACCACGCGAAGTCCATCGACATCCGGGTCGGGCCGGGGCGTGGGTCGGCGGCGGGCTCGCTGGTGGCCTGGGCGCTGGGCATCACCAACATCGACCCGATTCCGCACGGCCTGCTATTCGAGCGGTTCCTCAACCCGGAACGTCCGTCGGCACCCGATATCGATATCGACTTCGACGACCGTCGCCGCGGCGAGATGGTGCGCTACGCCGCCGACAAGTGGGGGTCGGACCGCGTCGCGCAGGTGATCACCTTCGGCACGATTAAAACCAAAGCGGCACTGAAGGATTCAGCGCGGATCCACTACGGTCAGCCCGGGTTTGCCATCGCCGACCGGATCACCAAGGCGCTGCCGCCGGCGATCATGGCCAAGGACATCCCGCTGGTCGGCATCACCGACCCGGCCCACGAGCGGTACAAAGAAGCCGCCGAGGTGCGCGGCCTGATCGAGACCGACCCGGACGTGCGCACCATCTACCAGACCGCGCGCGGCCTGGAGGGCCTGATCCGCAACGCCGGCGTGCACGCGTGTGCGGTGATCATGAGCAGCGAGCCGCTGACCGAGGCCATCCCGCTGTGGAAGCGCCCGCAAGACGGGGCCATCATCACCGGCTGGGACTACCCGTCGTGTGAGGCCATCGGCCTGCTGAAAATGGACTTCCTGGGCCTGCGCAACCTGACGATCATCGGCGACGCGCTGGAAAACATCAAGGCCAACAGGGGAATTGACCTCGACCTGGAGTCGGTGCCACTCGACGACAAGCCCACCTATGAGCTGCTGGGCCGCGGCGACACCCTGGGCGTGTTCCAGCTCGACGGCGGGCCGATGCGCGACCTGCTGCGCCGGATGCAGCCCACCGAGTTCAACGATATCGTCGCCGTGCTGGCGCTGTACCGTCCGGGGCCGATGGGCATGAACGCCCACAACGACTACGCCGACCGCAAGAACGCCCGGCAGGCGATCAAGCCGATCCATCCGGAGCTCGAGGAACCGCTGCGCGAGATCCTTTCCGAGACATACGGTTTGATCGTCTACCAAGAGCAAATCATGTTCATCGCCCAGAAGGTCGCCTCCTACACGATGGGTAAGGCCGACGCGCTGCGCAAGGCGATGGGTAAGAAGAAGCTCGAGGTGCTCGAGGCCGAGTACCAGGGCTTCAAAGAGGGGATGACGGCCAACGGCTTCTCCGAAAAAGCGGTGAAAGCCTTGTGGGACACCATTCTTCCGTTCGCCGGATACGCGTTCAACAAGTCGCACGCGGCGGGCTACGGCCTGGTCTCGTACTGGACCGCCTATTTGAAGGCCAACTACCCGGCCGAGTACATGGCCGGCCTGTTGACATCGGTAGGCGACGACAAGGACAAGGCCGCGGTCTACCTGGCCGACTGCCGCAAGCTCGGCATCACGGTGCTGCCGCCGGACGTCAACGAGTCCCTGGTCAACTTCGCGTCGGTCGGAAAGGACATCCGCTTCGGCCTGGGCGCGGTGCGCAACGTCGGCGCCAACGTGGTGGGCTCGCTGATCAAAACCCGAAGCGAGAAAAGCAAATTCACCGATTTTTCGGACTACCTGAACAAGATCGACATCTCCGCGTGCAACAAGAAGGTCACTGAATCGCTGATCAAGGCCGGCGCGTTCGATTCGCTGGGGCATGCCCGCAAGGGGCTGTTCCTGGTGCACACCGACGCCGTCGACTCGGTGCTGGGCACCAAGAAGGCCGAGGCGATGGGCCAGTACGACCTGTTCGGTGGCGGCGATGCCGGCGGGGACACGGTGTTCACCATCCGGGTGCCCGAGGACGAGTGGGAAGACAAACACAAGCTCGCCCTGGAGCGGGAAATGCTGGGGCTCTACGTCTCCGGGCATCCGCTCAACGGGGTGGCGCACCTGCTGTCCGCACAGGTCGACACCCAGATTCCGGCGATTCTCGACGGCGACGTCAACAACGAGACACAGGTGCGGGTCGGCGGCATCCTCGCCTCGGTGAACCGGCGCGTCAACAAGAACGGAATGCCCTGGGCGTCAGCTCAATTGGAAGACCTCACCGGTGGCATCGAGGTGATGTTCTTCCCGCACGCGTACTCCGCCTACGGCGCCGACATCGTCGACGACGCGGTGGTGCTGGTCAACGCCAAGGTCGCGATCCGCGACGACCGGATCACGCTGATCGCCAATGAGCTTGTGGTGCCGGACTTTTCCAATGCCCAGCCGAACCGGCCGATTGCGGTCAGCTTGCCCACCCGGCAGTGCACCATCGACAAGGTGAGTGCGCTCAAGCAGGTGCTGGCGCGGCATCCGGGCACCTCGCAGGTGCATCTGCGGCTGATCAGCGGCGACCGGATCACCACGCTGGAGCTCGATCAGTCGCTGCGTGTGACACCGTCGCCGGCGCTGATGGGCGACTTGAAGGAACTCCTCGGCCCGGGCTGCCTGGGCAGCTAG
- a CDS encoding SDR family NAD(P)-dependent oxidoreductase, producing MNLGDLTNLVEKPFAVVSNIINTPNSAGRYRPFYLRNLLDAVQGHSLGEAVDGKTVLITGGSSGIGEAAAKKIAEAGGQVVLVARTPENLEKVASEIRAIRGGVAHVYPCDLSDMDAIAAMADKVLNELGGVDILINNAGRSIRRSLALSYDRIHDYQRTMQLNYLGAVQLILKFIPGMRERGFGHIVNVSSVGVQTRAPRFGAYIASKAALDSLCDALQAEVMSDDVRFTTVHMALVRTPMISPTKMYDKFPALTPDQAAGVITDALVHRPRRASSPFGQFAAVADAVNPAVMDRVRNRAFGMFDDSHAAKGSESATGTSELDRRSETFVQATRGIHW from the coding sequence ATGAACCTTGGTGACTTGACGAACTTGGTGGAAAAGCCATTCGCGGTGGTCTCCAACATCATCAATACCCCCAACTCGGCCGGGCGATATCGACCGTTCTATCTGCGGAATCTGCTGGACGCCGTGCAAGGCCACAGCCTCGGCGAGGCCGTCGACGGCAAGACCGTCCTGATCACCGGCGGATCGTCGGGCATCGGGGAGGCGGCGGCGAAGAAGATCGCCGAAGCCGGCGGCCAGGTGGTGCTGGTGGCCCGCACGCCGGAGAACCTCGAGAAGGTTGCCTCTGAAATCCGAGCGATCCGCGGCGGTGTCGCCCACGTCTACCCGTGCGACCTCTCGGACATGGACGCCATCGCCGCGATGGCCGACAAGGTGCTCAACGAGCTTGGTGGCGTTGACATTCTGATCAACAATGCGGGCCGGTCCATCCGTCGCTCGTTGGCGCTTTCCTACGACCGGATTCACGACTACCAGCGCACGATGCAGCTGAACTACCTGGGCGCGGTCCAGCTCATCCTCAAGTTCATCCCCGGCATGCGCGAGCGTGGTTTCGGGCACATCGTCAATGTCTCCTCGGTCGGCGTGCAGACCCGCGCGCCGCGTTTCGGTGCCTACATCGCCAGCAAGGCCGCCCTCGACAGCCTCTGCGACGCACTGCAGGCCGAGGTGATGAGCGACGACGTGCGATTCACCACGGTGCACATGGCGCTGGTGCGGACGCCGATGATCAGCCCGACCAAGATGTACGACAAGTTCCCGGCGCTGACGCCGGATCAGGCGGCCGGGGTGATCACCGACGCGCTCGTGCACCGGCCGCGGCGGGCCAGCTCGCCGTTCGGGCAATTCGCCGCGGTCGCCGACGCGGTCAACCCGGCGGTGATGGATCGGGTGCGCAACCGGGCGTTCGGCATGTTCGACGACTCCCACGCCGCCAAAGGCAGCGAATCCGCAACCGGCACATCGGAATTGGATAGACGAAGCGAGACGTTCGTGCAAGCGACTCGCGGGATTCATTGGTGA
- a CDS encoding MerR family transcriptional regulator, which translates to MAAATTRERATLTIGDVAREAGVAATTLRYYEQIGLLPSPARLAGRRRYDESILARLEVIRLCKSAGFALDEIQLLFADDAPGRPASRALAEAKLAEIDDQMASLARARAVIEWGMSCTCPSIDACTCGIHPA; encoded by the coding sequence ATGGCCGCTGCAACCACCCGCGAGCGGGCGACGCTCACGATCGGCGACGTCGCGCGCGAAGCCGGGGTGGCCGCGACCACGCTGCGCTACTACGAGCAGATCGGGCTGCTGCCGTCACCGGCGCGGCTGGCCGGCCGGCGCCGCTACGACGAGTCGATCCTGGCCCGTCTCGAGGTCATCCGGCTGTGCAAATCCGCCGGCTTCGCGCTGGACGAAATCCAGCTGCTGTTCGCCGACGACGCGCCGGGGCGCCCCGCCAGCCGCGCCCTGGCCGAGGCCAAACTCGCCGAGATCGACGATCAGATGGCCTCGCTGGCGCGGGCGCGCGCCGTCATCGAGTGGGGGATGAGCTGCACCTGTCCGTCCATCGACGCCTGTACCTGCGGCATCCATCCGGCCTAG
- a CDS encoding lysophospholipid acyltransferase, producing the protein MTAREIGRVGARKVLQRSGIIDEPVTPLSTDPPAVAQLLGASWYDEKLAKLADELGRDPGDVRAEAAGYLREMAASLDERAVQGWRGFSRWLMRAYDVLVDEDQISQLRKLDRKATLAFAFSHRSYLDGMLLPEMIVANRLSAAFTFGGANLNFFPMGGFAKRTGTIFIRRQTKDIPVYRFVLRAYTAQLVQDHTNLTWSIEGGRTRTGKLRPPVFGILRYLTDAVDEIDGPEVFLVPTSIVYDQLHEVEAMTTEAYGAAKRPEDLRFLVGLARQQGKRLGRAYLDFGEPLPLRKRLEEMRGDDTGTGTEIERIALDVEHRINRATPVTPTAVVNLALLGADRSLSISEVLATVRPLASYITARNWAVAGAADLTNRSTIRWTLHQLVASGVVSVYEAGTEAVWGIGEDQHLVAAFYRNTAIHILVDRAIAETALLAAVENAENSADGMVSPVTVRDEALSLRELLKFEFLFSGRTQFEKELADEVRLIGPVEDTSKAAAAADVRGLLKSADLLLAHLVLRPFLDAYHIVADRLAALEDESLDENGFLNECLELGKQWELQRRIASAESRSMELFKTALRLARHRELVDGADREQLAKRRQEFADEIATATRRVNAIAELARAQ; encoded by the coding sequence GTGACAGCGCGTGAAATCGGTCGCGTCGGAGCTCGAAAGGTATTGCAGCGCAGCGGAATAATCGACGAACCGGTAACGCCGCTATCGACCGACCCGCCTGCCGTGGCCCAATTGCTCGGCGCGTCGTGGTACGACGAGAAATTGGCCAAGCTGGCCGACGAGCTCGGCCGCGATCCCGGCGATGTACGCGCGGAGGCGGCGGGCTATCTGCGGGAGATGGCGGCCTCGCTCGACGAGCGGGCGGTGCAGGGCTGGCGCGGGTTCAGCCGCTGGCTGATGCGGGCCTACGACGTGCTGGTCGACGAGGACCAGATCTCGCAGCTGCGCAAACTGGATCGCAAAGCGACGCTGGCGTTTGCCTTTTCGCACCGGTCGTACCTGGACGGCATGCTGCTGCCGGAAATGATCGTCGCCAATCGGCTCTCGGCGGCCTTTACCTTCGGCGGGGCCAACCTGAATTTCTTCCCGATGGGCGGCTTCGCCAAGCGCACCGGAACGATCTTCATCCGGCGTCAGACCAAAGACATTCCCGTCTACCGATTCGTGCTGCGCGCCTACACCGCGCAGCTGGTGCAAGACCACACCAACCTCACCTGGTCGATCGAAGGTGGGCGCACCCGGACCGGCAAGCTGCGGCCTCCGGTATTCGGCATTTTGCGCTACCTCACCGACGCCGTCGACGAAATCGACGGTCCCGAAGTGTTTTTGGTGCCGACGTCGATCGTGTATGACCAGCTGCACGAGGTGGAGGCGATGACCACCGAAGCCTACGGGGCGGCGAAACGTCCCGAGGACCTTCGCTTCCTGGTCGGCCTGGCACGGCAGCAGGGCAAGCGGCTGGGTCGCGCTTACCTCGACTTCGGTGAACCGCTGCCGCTGCGCAAACGCCTCGAGGAGATGCGCGGCGACGACACGGGCACCGGGACCGAAATCGAACGCATCGCGCTGGACGTCGAGCACCGGATCAACCGCGCGACACCGGTCACTCCCACCGCGGTGGTGAATCTGGCGTTGCTGGGTGCGGACCGGTCGCTGTCGATCAGCGAGGTGCTGGCCACCGTCCGCCCGCTGGCCAGCTACATCACGGCGCGCAATTGGGCCGTCGCCGGCGCCGCGGACCTGACCAACCGCTCCACGATCCGGTGGACCTTGCACCAGCTCGTCGCGTCCGGAGTAGTCAGCGTGTACGAAGCCGGCACCGAGGCGGTGTGGGGGATCGGCGAGGACCAGCACCTGGTCGCGGCGTTCTACCGCAACACCGCGATCCACATCCTGGTCGATCGTGCGATCGCCGAAACGGCGCTGCTCGCCGCCGTCGAGAATGCCGAGAATTCCGCGGACGGCATGGTGTCACCGGTGACCGTGCGCGACGAGGCGCTGAGCCTGCGGGAGTTGCTGAAGTTCGAGTTCCTGTTCTCCGGCCGCACCCAGTTCGAAAAGGAGCTGGCCGACGAAGTGCGCCTGATCGGCCCGGTGGAGGACACCAGCAAGGCCGCCGCGGCCGCCGATGTGCGGGGGCTGCTCAAATCGGCCGACCTGTTGTTGGCGCATTTGGTGTTGCGGCCCTTCCTCGACGCGTACCACATCGTCGCCGACCGGCTGGCCGCCCTCGAGGACGAGTCCCTCGACGAAAATGGGTTCCTCAACGAATGTCTGGAGCTGGGCAAGCAGTGGGAGCTGCAGCGCAGAATCGCCAGCGCCGAGTCGAGGTCGATGGAGCTGTTCAAGACCGCACTGCGGCTGGCGCGCCACCGGGAGCTGGTCGACGGTGCGGATCGTGAGCAACTCGCCAAGCGCCGCCAGGAGTTCGCCGACGAGATCGCGACGGCGACGCGACGCGTCAACGCGATCGCCGAACTCGCCCGGGCGCAATGA